From the genome of Proteus vulgaris, one region includes:
- the fdhF gene encoding formate dehydrogenase subunit alpha — MNKINSVCPYCGAGCKINLCVENGRIIKAEGANGVTNQGELCLKGLYGWDFLNDNKLLTARIHEPMIRRQKGADFEIVSWNEAIQYTAKKLLEIKEKYGAKSIMCTGSSRGTGNETNFVMQKFVRAVLGNNNVDCCARVCHGPSVAGLQETLGNGAMSNSIADIEDSDCLLVFGYNCADSHPIVARRVVKAKQKGAKIIVCDPRKIETAKIANQYLPLKNGTNMALVNAFAYTLIDEDLYDKDYVSRYTEGFEEYKKQLADYSPEAVQDIVGIPAIEIRKAMRTYAGAKTATIMWGMGVTQFGQAVDVVKGLSGLALLTGNLGKPHVGVAPVRGQNNVQGACDMGVLPNMFPGYQYVTDENTREKFAKAWNIPVEQLDPEVGYRITEVPHLAIEGKVKAYYIMGEDPLQTEADLGLVRKGFEALDFVVVQDIFMTKTAEQADVILPSTSWGEHAGIFTCADRGFQRFEKAIEPRGNVKRDWEIISLLATEMGYPMSYENNEEIWNEVRALCPLFFGVTYEKLAGLAHIQWPCTNIEDAGTPYLYSGNQFTTPSGKGQLFATPWRAPAELPDADYPMILSTVREVGHYSCRSMTGNCKALASLADEPGYVQVHPDVAKEAGIRDQEIVWVESRRGKVMSRCNVNETINKQAIYMTYQWWIGACNELTQDNLDPVSKTPETKYCAAKVIKIADQKWAESQVSQHYHTMRSRLINLVEQAKTAAH; from the coding sequence ATGAACAAAATCAACTCCGTCTGTCCTTATTGTGGCGCTGGCTGCAAAATCAATCTCTGTGTCGAAAATGGTCGCATAATCAAAGCTGAAGGTGCCAATGGTGTCACCAATCAAGGAGAACTTTGCTTAAAAGGACTCTATGGTTGGGATTTTCTTAATGACAATAAACTGCTGACAGCCAGAATACATGAACCCATGATCCGCCGACAAAAAGGGGCTGATTTTGAAATTGTGAGTTGGAATGAAGCGATTCAATATACGGCAAAAAAATTACTGGAAATAAAAGAAAAATACGGTGCGAAATCCATCATGTGTACAGGATCTTCTCGTGGTACAGGGAATGAAACCAACTTTGTGATGCAGAAATTTGTTCGTGCAGTATTAGGTAATAATAATGTCGATTGTTGTGCTCGTGTGTGTCATGGGCCTTCTGTTGCTGGTTTACAAGAAACATTAGGCAATGGTGCCATGAGCAATTCTATTGCTGATATTGAAGATTCAGATTGCTTATTAGTCTTTGGTTATAACTGTGCAGACTCTCATCCCATTGTGGCGCGCCGTGTAGTTAAAGCAAAACAAAAGGGTGCTAAAATCATTGTTTGTGATCCTCGAAAAATAGAAACTGCCAAAATTGCTAACCAATATTTACCATTAAAAAATGGTACAAATATGGCGTTAGTGAATGCATTCGCATATACGCTAATTGATGAAGATCTTTATGATAAGGATTACGTCAGTCGCTATACCGAAGGTTTTGAAGAATATAAAAAACAACTCGCCGACTATAGCCCAGAAGCAGTACAAGATATTGTCGGTATCCCTGCAATTGAAATTCGTAAGGCAATGCGTACTTATGCGGGCGCTAAAACAGCCACCATTATGTGGGGAATGGGCGTTACACAATTTGGCCAAGCAGTTGATGTGGTTAAAGGCTTATCTGGTCTTGCATTATTAACGGGTAATTTAGGTAAACCGCATGTTGGTGTTGCACCGGTTCGTGGGCAAAATAATGTTCAGGGTGCCTGTGATATGGGGGTTTTACCTAACATGTTCCCAGGATATCAATACGTCACTGACGAAAATACGCGTGAAAAATTTGCCAAAGCCTGGAATATCCCTGTTGAACAGCTTGACCCCGAAGTGGGATATCGTATTACCGAAGTGCCTCATTTAGCCATTGAAGGTAAAGTGAAAGCTTACTACATCATGGGTGAAGATCCGCTTCAAACCGAAGCCGATTTAGGCCTAGTAAGAAAAGGCTTTGAAGCGCTCGATTTTGTCGTGGTTCAAGATATCTTTATGACTAAAACCGCCGAGCAAGCTGATGTGATTTTACCGTCAACCAGTTGGGGTGAACATGCAGGTATCTTTACCTGTGCGGATAGAGGTTTTCAGCGCTTTGAAAAAGCCATTGAGCCACGTGGCAATGTAAAACGAGATTGGGAAATCATTAGCTTACTCGCTACTGAAATGGGCTACCCGATGTCTTATGAAAATAATGAAGAGATCTGGAATGAAGTCCGAGCTTTATGTCCGCTATTTTTTGGTGTCACTTATGAAAAATTGGCGGGTTTAGCGCATATTCAATGGCCTTGTACTAATATCGAAGATGCAGGAACACCTTATTTATATTCAGGTAATCAATTCACCACACCATCAGGAAAAGGGCAGCTATTTGCTACACCATGGCGAGCACCGGCTGAATTGCCGGATGCAGACTATCCAATGATTTTATCTACAGTACGTGAAGTGGGGCATTACTCCTGTCGCTCAATGACAGGTAACTGTAAAGCATTGGCTTCACTTGCAGATGAACCCGGTTATGTTCAAGTTCACCCTGATGTTGCCAAAGAAGCGGGTATTCGTGATCAAGAGATTGTTTGGGTTGAATCTCGTCGAGGTAAGGTTATGTCTCGTTGTAATGTGAATGAGACAATCAATAAGCAAGCGATTTATATGACCTATCAATGGTGGATTGGGGCATGCAATGAGTTGACTCAGGATAATCTTGATCCTGTATCAAAAACACCTGAAACAAAATATTGTGCAGCTAAAGTGATTAAAATAGCCGATCAAAAATGGGCAGAAAGCCAAGTTTCTCAGCACTATCATACAATGAGAAGCCGCTTAATTAATTTAGTGGAGCAAGCAAAAACAGCAGCACATTAA
- the fdoI gene encoding formate dehydrogenase cytochrome b556 subunit, protein MMKKKSDKILRHTASERINHWVVAIFFIFTTFSGLGFFFPSLNWFMNILGTPQLSRLLHPFAGVAMVFFFIFMFFRYLKHNFVDKDDLVWAKNIHKVLQNEEAGDIGHYNLGQKGIYWTLSISLIVLTVSGVMIWRPYFADYFSIPVIRIALLAHSLSAILLIITVFVHAYAAFWVKGSIRSMIEGWVTRGWAKKHHPRWYREILEEEKKEAESKLNQK, encoded by the coding sequence ATAATGAAGAAGAAAAGCGATAAAATCCTTCGTCATACTGCCTCAGAACGTATTAATCACTGGGTTGTGGCGATTTTCTTTATCTTTACTACCTTTAGCGGATTGGGCTTTTTCTTTCCATCTCTAAACTGGTTTATGAATATTTTAGGTACACCACAGCTTTCACGCTTACTGCATCCTTTTGCAGGTGTTGCGATGGTGTTCTTCTTTATCTTTATGTTTTTTAGATACTTAAAACATAATTTTGTTGATAAAGACGACTTAGTGTGGGCAAAAAATATCCACAAAGTGCTACAAAACGAAGAAGCCGGCGATATCGGGCATTATAACTTGGGTCAAAAAGGCATTTACTGGACATTAAGTATCAGCCTTATTGTGCTTACAGTCAGTGGTGTGATGATTTGGCGTCCTTATTTCGCGGACTATTTCTCTATCCCGGTTATTCGCATTGCCTTACTGGCTCATTCACTGTCAGCTATTTTGCTTATCATAACGGTATTTGTTCATGCTTATGCTGCATTCTGGGTGAAAGGATCTATTCGTAGCATGATTGAAGGTTGGGTAACTCGGGGGTGGGCGAAAAAGCACCATCCACGTTGGTATCGTGAGATCTTAGAAGAAGAGAAAAAAGAAGCAGAAAGCAAATTAAACCAAAAATAA
- the fdnG gene encoding formate dehydrogenase-N subunit alpha: MQISRRSFFKICAGGMAGTSAALLGLAPEVSIANARQYKLLRSVETRNNCTYCSVGCGILMYSLGDGAKNVDKSIYHIEGDPDHPVSRGSLCPKGAGLVDYIHSENRLKYPEYRRPGSDKWERISWNEAIDKIARLMKKDRDENFVTHNEKGQEVNRWLTTGMLCSSAASNETGILDNKFSRSLGMIAIDCQARLCHAPTVAALAPTFGRGAMTNNWVDIKNANVVLIMGGNPAEAHPVGFKWVIEAKIKNNAKVIVVDPRFNRSAAVADLYSPIRAGSDTAFLLGVIHYLIEHNKIQHEYVKAYTNASLIVREDFSFDEGLFSGFDKENQNYDKTSWHYELDENGLALRDNSLQHPRCVWNLLKQHVSRYTPEIVTTLCGTPLEDFTYICEALASTSVKDRTSTILYALGWTHHTGGAQTIRAAGMIQLLLGNVGMPGGGVNALRGHSNIQGYSDLGLLSLNLPGYMPLPNEKQTSLETYLSQVTPKAVVADQVNYWKRTPDFFISLLKSFWGEHATAQNEWGYHWLPKWDKSYDIMAQTQLMIDGKMNGYIVQGFNPLAAFADKNKCSAALAKLKYMVVIDPLVTESSNFWQNHGEMNEVSSKDIQTEIFRLPSSCFAEENGSIANSGRWLQWHWAGAKPPAQAWHDGKILGHLLMRLRELYREEGGVCPEPIMNLSWNYVDPYDPQPEEVAKEANGQALQDIYDETGKLLFKKGQQLDGFHQLKSDGSTASFCWVYSGCWTEKGNQMANRDNADPSGLGCTPGWAFAWPQNRRVLYNRASVDPQGQPWDEKRQLIKWNGNQWVGPDVPDYSNAAPNSSVGPFIMQPEGMGRLFAVDKMADGPFPEFYEPFESPTEDNILHPKVSRNPVARLYSYDAEHLGKADEFPYVATTYSITELFRHWTKHSLINAIAQPDQFIEIGEQLASRKGIVQGDEVKVSAKRGYIKAKAVVTKRIRPLTINGKVVDTIGIPCHWGFEGATRKGFLANTLTPSVGDANSFTPEYKAFLVNIEKA, translated from the coding sequence ATGCAAATCAGTCGTAGGTCTTTCTTTAAGATCTGTGCTGGCGGTATGGCAGGCACATCTGCCGCATTACTAGGCTTAGCACCTGAAGTATCTATTGCGAATGCTCGCCAATATAAATTATTACGTTCCGTTGAAACCCGTAATAACTGCACTTATTGCTCTGTAGGTTGCGGTATTTTGATGTATAGCCTTGGGGATGGCGCAAAGAATGTCGATAAAAGTATTTATCACATTGAAGGCGACCCTGATCATCCTGTTAGCCGTGGCTCTTTATGCCCGAAAGGTGCTGGGCTTGTCGATTATATCCATAGTGAAAATCGCCTGAAATATCCTGAATATCGTAGACCTGGCTCTGATAAGTGGGAGCGCATTTCATGGAATGAAGCGATTGATAAAATCGCCCGTCTGATGAAAAAAGATCGTGATGAAAACTTTGTTACCCATAATGAAAAAGGGCAGGAAGTTAACCGCTGGCTGACAACCGGTATGCTTTGTTCTTCTGCTGCCAGTAATGAAACTGGAATTTTAGATAATAAATTTTCCCGTTCATTAGGCATGATTGCTATCGATTGTCAGGCAAGACTTTGCCATGCGCCAACCGTCGCAGCATTAGCGCCAACTTTTGGTCGTGGCGCAATGACCAATAACTGGGTTGATATTAAAAACGCTAACGTTGTACTGATCATGGGCGGTAACCCTGCTGAAGCGCACCCTGTCGGTTTTAAATGGGTTATCGAAGCTAAAATTAAGAACAATGCGAAGGTTATCGTTGTCGATCCCCGTTTTAACCGCAGTGCTGCCGTTGCCGATCTTTACTCTCCTATTCGCGCTGGCTCTGATACTGCATTCTTATTAGGTGTTATTCATTACCTTATTGAACACAATAAAATTCAGCATGAATATGTGAAAGCCTATACCAATGCTTCTTTAATTGTACGTGAAGATTTTAGCTTTGATGAAGGTCTTTTCAGTGGGTTTGATAAAGAAAATCAAAACTATGATAAAACCTCATGGCACTATGAACTTGATGAGAATGGTTTAGCATTAAGAGATAATTCACTGCAACATCCTCGTTGTGTGTGGAATCTTTTAAAACAGCACGTTTCACGTTATACCCCTGAAATTGTTACCACTCTTTGTGGCACACCTTTAGAAGATTTCACCTATATCTGTGAGGCGCTTGCGTCTACCAGTGTAAAAGACAGAACCTCAACTATTTTGTATGCCCTAGGTTGGACACACCATACTGGTGGCGCTCAAACTATCCGTGCAGCAGGTATGATCCAGTTATTATTAGGTAACGTGGGTATGCCGGGTGGTGGTGTGAATGCCTTACGTGGGCACTCGAATATTCAAGGTTATAGTGATCTGGGCTTATTATCATTAAACCTACCAGGTTATATGCCTCTTCCTAATGAAAAACAGACATCATTAGAAACTTATTTATCCCAAGTCACACCAAAAGCCGTGGTTGCAGACCAAGTTAACTATTGGAAAAGAACGCCTGATTTCTTTATCAGTTTGCTAAAAAGTTTCTGGGGTGAACACGCAACAGCACAAAATGAGTGGGGTTATCATTGGTTACCAAAATGGGATAAAAGCTATGACATCATGGCTCAAACCCAATTAATGATCGATGGCAAAATGAATGGTTATATCGTTCAAGGTTTTAACCCATTAGCCGCTTTTGCCGACAAGAATAAATGTAGTGCCGCATTAGCCAAGCTGAAATATATGGTTGTCATTGATCCACTCGTGACTGAATCTTCTAATTTTTGGCAAAATCACGGCGAAATGAATGAAGTTTCATCAAAAGATATTCAAACTGAAATTTTCCGTTTACCTTCTTCATGTTTTGCTGAAGAAAATGGCTCGATTGCAAACTCAGGCCGCTGGCTACAATGGCACTGGGCTGGTGCTAAACCACCTGCACAAGCATGGCATGATGGTAAAATTTTAGGGCATTTATTAATGCGTCTGCGTGAACTTTATCGTGAAGAAGGCGGTGTTTGCCCTGAGCCTATCATGAATCTCTCTTGGAACTACGTTGACCCTTACGATCCACAGCCAGAAGAAGTGGCGAAAGAAGCAAATGGTCAAGCTCTGCAAGATATCTATGATGAAACAGGCAAATTGTTGTTTAAAAAAGGACAACAACTTGATGGTTTCCATCAACTGAAATCAGACGGCTCAACGGCAAGTTTCTGTTGGGTTTATTCCGGTTGCTGGACCGAAAAAGGCAACCAAATGGCGAACCGCGATAACGCTGATCCATCCGGACTAGGTTGTACCCCGGGTTGGGCTTTTGCATGGCCACAAAACCGTCGAGTGTTATATAACCGCGCATCGGTTGATCCACAAGGTCAGCCTTGGGATGAAAAACGTCAGCTTATCAAATGGAATGGTAATCAATGGGTTGGCCCAGATGTACCAGATTATAGTAATGCCGCGCCTAATAGTAGTGTAGGTCCCTTTATTATGCAACCCGAAGGTATGGGACGCTTGTTTGCGGTTGATAAAATGGCTGATGGTCCATTCCCTGAATTCTACGAACCGTTTGAATCACCAACAGAAGATAATATTCTGCACCCGAAAGTCTCTCGTAACCCTGTTGCACGCTTATACAGCTACGATGCTGAACATTTAGGTAAAGCAGATGAATTCCCTTATGTGGCAACAACCTACTCAATTACTGAGTTGTTCCGTCACTGGACAAAACACTCATTAATTAATGCCATTGCACAACCGGATCAATTTATTGAAATTGGTGAACAACTTGCTTCACGTAAAGGCATTGTTCAAGGTGATGAAGTTAAAGTCAGCGCTAAGCGTGGCTATATCAAAGCTAAAGCCGTGGTGACTAAGCGTATTAGACCTCTAACGATAAATGGCAAAGTTGTTGATACTATCGGTATTCCTTGTCACTGGGGCTTTGAGGGAGCAACACGTAAAGGTTTCCTTGCCAATACATTAACGCCATCTGTGGGTGATGCAAACTCATTCACACCTGAATATAAGGCGTTTTTAGTCAATATCGAAAAGGCATAA
- the fdxH gene encoding formate dehydrogenase subunit beta gives MSLQSQDIIRRSATNSLTPAPQVRDFKEEVAKLIDVTTCIGCKACQVACSEWNDIRDKVGLNVGVYDNPMDLTAKSWTVMRFSEVEENGKLEWLIRKDGCMHCADPGCLKACPAEGAIIQYANGIVDFQSEHCIGCGYCIAGCPFDVPRINEEDNRAYKCTLCVDRVEVGQEPACVKTCPTGAIHFGSKEAMTHLANERVAELNTRGYDNAGLYDPQGVGGTHVMYVLHHADRPNLYHGLPENPEISSTVKFWKGIWKPLAAVGFAATFAGAIFHYLGIGPNHTTEEDEEEAQKEMEASQNSVNKEEQK, from the coding sequence ATGTCATTGCAATCTCAAGATATTATTCGTCGTTCTGCTACTAATTCCCTCACGCCAGCACCACAGGTACGTGATTTTAAAGAAGAAGTGGCAAAACTGATTGATGTTACTACCTGTATTGGCTGTAAAGCCTGTCAGGTTGCCTGTTCAGAATGGAACGATATTCGCGATAAAGTGGGTCTTAACGTCGGTGTTTATGATAACCCGATGGATTTAACCGCTAAATCATGGACCGTGATGCGATTTTCTGAAGTTGAAGAAAACGGCAAATTAGAGTGGCTAATTCGTAAAGATGGCTGTATGCACTGCGCTGATCCGGGTTGTTTAAAAGCCTGCCCAGCAGAAGGTGCCATCATTCAATACGCTAACGGTATTGTTGATTTCCAATCAGAGCACTGTATTGGTTGTGGTTATTGTATTGCGGGCTGTCCTTTCGATGTTCCTCGCATTAATGAAGAAGATAATCGCGCTTATAAATGCACGCTGTGTGTTGATCGTGTTGAAGTCGGTCAAGAGCCAGCTTGCGTAAAAACCTGTCCAACAGGGGCAATTCATTTTGGCTCTAAAGAAGCAATGACGCATCTTGCTAACGAACGAGTCGCAGAGCTGAATACACGCGGTTATGACAATGCGGGTTTATATGACCCTCAAGGGGTTGGTGGAACTCACGTTATGTATGTACTTCATCACGCGGATAGACCTAATTTGTATCATGGCTTACCAGAAAACCCAGAAATTAGCTCAACGGTTAAATTCTGGAAAGGTATTTGGAAACCATTAGCGGCAGTTGGTTTTGCAGCCACCTTTGCAGGTGCAATATTCCATTACTTAGGTATTGGCCCTAACCACACCACAGAAGAAGATGAAGAAGAGGCACAAAAAGAGATGGAAGCATCACAAAATTCAGTGAATAAAGAGGAGCAGAAATAA